GTCGACGAAAGCGCGCCCCCGGCGTTTCTCGATGGAGAACTCGGTCGTGAGCACATCCGGCTCGAGGGTGGCGGCGATGGACGCGACCGCCCTGGCGAATGCCCCGACATCCTCGACGCCGAGGCTGGGCTCGATCGAGCTCACGACGTGGTAACCCTTCGATCCGGTCGCCATCGGCGCCGACGGGATGTGGAGCGATTCGAGGATGTCGCGCACCACCGTGGCGCCCTTCCTGGCAGATGCGGTGTCCCCAGTCTCGGGGTCGATGTCGAGGATCAATCGATCCGGGGTGTCGAGGTGCGGGACCTTGCTCGTCCACGCGTGGAACGTGACGGTCCCCTGGTTGGCCAGATATGCGATCCCTTCCTCGGTCGACACGGTTGGATAGATCGTCGTTCCGTCCTGTTTGGGCATCTCGACTCGGCCGATGAAGTCTGGGAAGTGCTTCGATGCGTTCTTCTGCATGAAGCCCTTCTCGGCCACGCCGTTCGGGAAACGTTGCAGCGTGAGCGGTCTGGCGTCGACGTGCGGCAGCATGGCGCCCCCGACCCGCTCGTAGTGCGCCACCAGGTCGCGCTTCGTGTACCCCGCCTCCGGGAAGATCAGCTTGTCCGGGTTGCCGACCTCGATGCCCATCCGTTCAGCCGTGCGCTCGTCGAGCGCCGGCGAACCGTGTGACGGCGATCGCTGCGACCACGCCCGCCACTCCGAGCCCGGCGAACGGGTAGCCGGGGGACCCGAACACGCCTACGACCGCGCCGAGGGCGAGCAGCGCCGCGTTCCTTCCGAAGTATGCGCCGTCCACCCGGTGCGGCTTCCTCGTGCAGCCGCAATCCTCGATCTGACGCCCG
The nucleotide sequence above comes from Acidimicrobiia bacterium. Encoded proteins:
- the ligD gene encoding non-homologous end-joining DNA ligase produces the protein MGIEVGNPDKLIFPEAGYTKRDLVAHYERVGGAMLPHVDARPLTLQRFPNGVAEKGFMQKNASKHFPDFIGRVEMPKQDGTTIYPTVSTEEGIAYLANQGTVTFHAWTSKVPHLDTPDRLILDIDPETGDTASARKGATVVRDILESLHIPSAPMATGSKGYHVVSSIEPSLGVEDVGAFARAVASIAATLEPDVLTTEFSIEKRRGRAFVDWLRNRYGQTGVAPWSLRPRPDATVAVPIAWDELDEVAPDAWNLGTVEARLGVDSILGLHAVSLDGAIAAIPARLAELDITVDEGFDRFRS